The Girardinichthys multiradiatus isolate DD_20200921_A chromosome 9, DD_fGirMul_XY1, whole genome shotgun sequence genome segment agaaagtactcctggatcagtgcttctgtgtccttttttcttctctgctctgttctctcaaacctccagtcggtcgtggcagatggccgctcacactgagcctggttctggttctgctggaggtttcttcctgttaaaagggagtttttcctctccactgtcgctacatgcatgctcagtatgagggattgctgcaaagtcaacaccagtgactgtccactgtctctacaagctcatccaggaggagtgaatgctgcaagtcactgactggatgcaatctgttgggtttccttagacagaaaaactttttatccaatttgaataaataactgaatctgactgaactgttcaatggttacgattaattggaatgtatgaacctgacttgaaatctatatgattcgattgtattgacttagcccattttaaagttacccacctttcacacaatgcaacaagaaacaacaatctccaattatttttacctctgccttcctccctccctgttggatggagtaaaggggagtcaggtttagcctaaaccagctcagttatggttgaggtgcaaacacaccctccatttctgctacctgccaatggttataatcagtctgacagagagaggtactcccaatccttgtggtttttagtataacaatggccaccagtgggctctagatgggcaaactttatcagtttattattttacttagtacccctacacaaagctcattctaaaatggccaaactctaacactcagtagtttattctaacctccccaacaaccctgcaccgttccaaaccctttgtgaagagccttgagacgacatgtgttgtgaattgacgctatataaataaaactgaaaactgaaactttgggtcatgaccgacaGAACGAGAAcgagagccactgctcctccacattgagaggagccagttgaggtggctcgggcatctatatcagatgcctcctggacgccttcctcgggaggtgttccaggaaagGAATGTCCcatgggaggaggcccaggggacggcccaggacacgctgggggGACTATgcctcttggctggcctgggaacaccttgggctccccccggaggagctggaggaggtgtctggggggAGGGACATCTGTGTATCTCTGCTGTCCCCACGATCTGTACACAAatagcggaagacgacgagtacgagtacaagtaagTTTCATCAccataatttaaatatttcggaatccagtctaaattgtACGATTGGTTAATTTCTCTTCATTGATTACTAGAAGTGCATTTGgttttttgctgggtttttttaacaaccaatcacagctcttagaagacagcgtcacacatagcaacggggtcaaccacacctcttTCAataagataggaatttctgtcgTCTCCTTGCTTAGAGTTGCTCTCAGCAGTAAAGCTAGGAGCCCTTGGCAGGAATTTTTAGGCTAAGTAAAGAGCTCTTTGAGAATCTTTGTATATATGGGTTCTGCCTCCTATTCTATTTTTAGAACCTCTAAGAACcaccaaaataaaaatccatTTTATGGCACAAACACTTGGTTAAAGAGAAAGCTGACCCATAGATTCAGGATGTGAGGGTGGGCCTGCCAGGAGTGTTGTCTGTTCACACTGTGAAATTTCAGCCTGATATTGGAGTCACTAAGAAGCTGATGATCCATCctgacttttaaaaatacacattCTTTACATATTCTCCTGAAAGGAAATCATTTTTATGATTCCAATTAAGATCTAGGGAAcagtcataataataataataataacaataaataatatctagCAGCCGGTCCCTCTGAGTTATTTAGGTTTTTATCAAGTGTCAGAATCCATCATATATCTGAAGCATTATTTGGTCCAAACAAGAAATAGTACCAAAATAAACAGGATAAAAAAGGTTGTAATACAAGGTTTTAAGGAAATAATAaacatctaaatcaaatcacatGTGAGATTTGAACATTAAAAAGTGAAATTCTGTATTTAACCTGAATCCAATGgcttatatataaatatttaacttgAACCAAGTAATCTGACATGGAATGGGTTTGTTGTTTGGGTTTATTTACGGGTATGAAATGGCAACACTTTTCAGAGGTAATAACTGGCTATGAGACAAATTGACCCACAGCTATTTGGGATCATAAAACAGtatttgaaatatttgaaaacatataaagatgggttttagattttattttaaattgggTTTTGAGTAACACTCCGGAACAGCAGGTGTCGGTAATTCGCCATCAGGGTGGGAGCTAATTATCGTTACAcaacaggaagaggaggagcagaAACCAGAAGAAACAACTGGCTGGACCCGTTCAGAACCTTTAACAGAAAGCAAAGCGGACCGAACAACCAGACCGGACCTTGTGCCCCTTTTCCAGTACTTAATCTAGTTAAGTCGGATCAGGTCAGTTTAAAACGGTTTGATTCATTTCTCATAACAATTGGATATCATCTCAGTGGGGACCGTGAGCAAAGTGGCCCCACGGTCCGAAGTGATGTGATTTAGAGACAAAAAACACACCAACAGGATAGAGTGAAAGAAGATAATCAGAGAAGAGACCCGAAGCGCTGTGGATCAGTACCGGAGAGAGATGCTATGTGGTATCAAAAGGAAGGAAACCAACGAGAAGACGTGTGGTGGTAAGCTAATGTTATATAGTGCTAGCTTGCTACAATGGAGCTCATAAAAAGACGTAATAGTTGAAAATATAAGTTACTAAATATGCTGTGAGTAATGACGCCGCCCCATAAGTGACCGAAAGACTTCTGACATCATAGCAAACCGCTCTAAGTAGGGACTAGTGGAAAGGATGGATGAGTGTGAAGTATGATTTATGAATCTGAACCGCTGCAGCTGAGCTCGGCTGCTTCCTTCGCATAAAGAGGCTCCTTGTTCCTCCCAGAGACGGAACCAGCAGCGTCCAGGAGCCGCTgaggacacagagacagagggaCAGACAGGGATCCCGCTCGGTGAGTAACTCTGCTGCTCACACGGTCACTCAGCGGCATCATGTCCGCTAACTGAGCTCAGTTGAACCGAACCTTAGAACTTTATGTTGATGAATGGAACCAGCTGACTCTTATGTGGTGGATTCTGAGCCCTGATCAAACCCAAATCACTATCAGGGACCTCCTGCTGCTAGATGTTATTTATTGGAGCCACAGAACCACATTTCCCTGCAGCAGACTATTAGAAAAGCGGAGGGACATGGCGCATGCGCTGTACGAAGCGTCCTAGGGCACAAAAGGCGGGAAGGAACCGGTCAGAACTGGAAAAGCATGAAATGGAGGTGGAGGGAGATGACCTCCATCCTTCACTGGCTGCTAGAATTTAGCTGCGCCTCTATAAGGTGTGTTGCGGTATCAGGACGGTAGAGGAGCAGGAAGATCTCAGCCTTCCTTGATTTCGGGGAAGTCTGCCCCAGACGAAATGTCCCCGGCTGAAGCTGTACCCGGAAATGTCTCCGATTTTAGCCTTTTCTGAATAAGGAAAAATGTATGTAGACTTTTATTACGGTAACCGGCGGTAGAAAGAGCGGGTGAGCATGCTGCGCGCAACACCAGCTATTACGGTAGCTGTTTGCGCGTCTCTTAATGTTACAGAGTAGAAGAGCTGAGCTTGCTGCCTTGGACTTGGCTGATTCTGGTCGTGATGAAGATTCGGTTCGCGGTAGGAAACGCCACTAGTGTTGTCAACATTCACTGTgcccaggtaaaaaaaaaataaaaaaaatgaaggcttggatgtgttttgttttaccaacTGCAAATAAACCAAGTTTTTATGAAGGAACAGAACAACAAGTAGGACAAGAGCAAAGGGAGTAGCTGCAGCTGAGTGAGGGAATCACTTTTTAAGCACTGCCTGATTTCGGAAGTGGAGCTACAGTATCAACAAGGGTTCATCCAAAGTAAGATGATTTGGAATTGATTGATGAccttaattttatattttcaggTCTAGTTATTAGTTGTGTTAATTTATTGTTGTGATATGTGAACACaggtgttaggtattatttagtaagaacgatacagagtcagttttacttgtgacaagggtagcccactttgctgtgcaactacaaagttttgacaccctatctctttatttatatgcacagttcaacagacagttcagacagggtgtgtgtgtgtgtgagacggaaaggaggctggttcacacagagataacaataattcacacacacagggaggaaggcatagtgcaggtgccttgcaacacaaagtttttacatgagtgataacaagtttttgcacccatccaatagtccctccttttatcacaagtaaaaacagttaatataaaaacaaataagaaaaatattctgtatgagcgaaaacccacggacggtaaacagattatattttgtgggaaatactcatacggtcccgccgcccttggcaaccattaaaagttaaatgttgattaatacttgaaatcataaaaattaaagaataatacttgaaaacataaaaataaaagaattaaaaaatctaccctgtttatgtcatcattgtacgttttctcattttacttaagcaacaacttctttcgattttctgctgtaaggtcattttatgaaatacaatgtatgagtacactcaggcttttgatgtgatttatttacaacatgtcatcataatcgtccccttcattttcgtgcatttctacctggttcagtgttgcatatgccaccatgaacaataccagatattctgtaggaatggatgtgcgtcatgttcttccgtcagtgttctgagatgcaTTCCATCAGatctccatctcttctggtgcggtatcacctcctgtggatcctgctttagacagagaaagagtcctgctaccagaattaagctcaggcttatcagtcctgtccacatgttacagagagccattttataattgggcgcagatcagctgttttcttcaccacagggtcacccccaaccaggacacagatatcaaacacatgcccccgaactcAAActccatgaatcccctccccacaggggcacacccccacagctGAGCTCCCTCCCCGAAAAGCCATCAtagacacacccacacagcccCGCTCAAAGCACCCCCGCAATATCCTGGCCCGCACAACAAAGCGAGATGAGTTGAAATGTATTGTAGCCTGTTGGCTAAGAAGTAATGGTGAAAGTTAAGCAGATCTAGTCCTCCCTTATCTTTTGTCCTTTGTTGTGTTCTTGAGATAATAAGCGAGGtttatctttccaaagaaatttagCGATagaggagtccagagatctaaaccagtcagatgacgGTTTATTTGCGATCATTGAGAATAActaattgatttttggcaagaccatcatttttattgaagcaaccctgtccatgagtgatatgggtagagatttccatctagcgagatcatcttccactttttttaaaagcgggatgtggtttagttttgttaaatctgccaactgaataaataactgaatctgactgaactgttcaatggttaggattaattggaatgtatgaacctgactttgtgaagaacctcaaattggcgctatataaataaactgaattgaattcaatcTAGGAGAAACATTAATACCCAAATATGTAATACTCCCTGACTGTAGTTCTGTATTTAGGGAATTGTGGAAAGCacaattaattggaagaactgtcgatttaaaaaaatttatagaataatccgaaattcttgagaaagaatttatcaatccaattaCCTGAGAGACAGAGGTTTGTGAATGCTGGAGAAAGAGTAATACATCATATGCATaaagactgattttatgttaaatattcctgcattttatgcctttGATATCATTAGTTTGCCTGATTGCTGCCGCTATATCCCAGAGTTCTTTATAGAAATCTGTTGGGAATCCATCTGGgcctggagcctttttattGGGCATGCTTTTTAGAGCTTCTTGGATTTCGGTTACAGTCGGGTACATCCATGGCCATCGCTTGATTATCCGATAATTTAGGAAGTGTtactttatccagaaattgaTCAATGTCATCTGACAGGTCTAACTGTTGTGAGTATAAAGCTTGGTAGAAATAtctgaaagtgctgtttattctttcaggatcataaactgtattccctgtcgagtcttttacagcaaatatagttgttttttctttatttatttttagctggTTAGCTAAAAAGCTACAAAGTTTTCTATTTTAAGTCTTTGCACTAagaattgggttttttttgtcaataatttcatttaattctagtttgGCTTTACGTAGTTTGCTCAGCATTTCGTCTTCTTGGGAAGCATCTAACTGTTTAATGGTTTCTTCTAATTCCTGAATAcgttggttttcttttttcttcttatgtgatgagaatgagattattttatCTCTCATCACTGCTTTCCCAGCCTCCCAGAGAACAGATGTTGATGTCCTTAGAGGTCATTAAactccaaatatgaagtccactcttcttttaaatatttgacaaattcttcatccttaagcaatgatgtattaaacctccagtttttgctttgtgggttttctttctgatttactagagttaaggagacaggagcatgatcgctgacagctacagggtgtatctcagtgtctgaaatgtcagCCAACAACGGgctgctgactaagaaataatccagacgaGAGTAAGAGTGATGGACATgtgagaagaaagtatattcTCTGTGATTAGGGTGAAGAGATCACCATGCATGGCAAAGTCCGTAATCActcatgtactgtttaactacaggtccttctcaaaatattagcatattgtgataaagttcattattttctataatgtaatgatgaaaatttaacattcatatattttagattcattgcacactaactgaaatatttcaggtcttttattgtcttaatacggatgattttggcatacagctcatgaaaacccaaaattcctatctcacaaaattagcatatcattaaaagggtctctaaacgagctatgaacctaatcatctgaatcaacgagttaactctaaacacctgcaaaagattcctgaggcctttaaaactcccagcctggttcatcactcaaaaccccaatcatgggtaagactgctgacctgactgctgtccagaaggccactattgacaccctcaagcaagagggtaagacacagaaagacatttctgaacgaataggctgttcccagagtgctgtatcaaggcacctcagtgggaagtctgtgggaaggaaaaagtgtggcagaaaacgctgcactggactgttgctcagtggtccaaagtacttttttcggatgaaagcaaattctgcatgtcattcagaaatcaaggtgccagagtctggaggaagactggggagaaggaaatgccaaaatgccagaagtccagtgtcaagtacccacagtcagtgatggtctggggtgccgtgtcagctgctggtgttggtccactgtgttttatcaagggcagggtcaatgcagctagctatcaggagattttggagcacttcatgcttccatctgctgaaaagctttatggagatgaagatttcatttttcagcacgacctggcacctgctcacagtgccaaaaccactggtaaatggtttactgaccatggtatcactgtgctcaattggcctgccaactctcctgacctgaaccccatagagaatctgtgggatattgtgaagagaacgttgagagactcaagacccaacactctggatgagctaaaggccgctatcgaagcatcctgggcctccataagacctcagcagtgccacaggctgattgcctccatgccacgccgcattgaagcagtcatttctgccaaaggattcccgaccaagtattgagtgcataactgtacatgattatttgaaggttgacgttttttgtattaaaaacacttttcttttattggtcggatgaaatatgctaattttgtgagataggaattttgggttttcatgagctgtatgccacaatcatccgtattaagacaataaaagacctgaaatatttcagttagtgtgcaatgaatctaaaatatatgaatgttcaattttcatcatgacattatggaaaataatgaactttatcacaatatgctaatattttgagaaggacctgtatatttattgAATGCCAACTCCGCTGAGTCCTTGTTGTGGTCAGCCTGTCTAATTCttcatttagaccaaagttgagaTCGCACCAAGAAGAAGTGAGCAATCCAAGTGTTTAAACAGTGCTGAAAAAGAATGGGGGGGGTCATCAACATTTAAGGCATATATACTGACAATACATATCTTTTGGTTATATAtggatatttttattattataaatctacCCTCTGGATGTGTAACTGTGTCTACTACTGTAAAGGTAACATTTATGAATTAAAATTGCTGCTTCCCTTTCCCTAAAATTATAAcaggcagaaaacaaattaggaaactcagctgatttaagatcatttgcagctgtggcagatttaTGAATCTCTAGAAATAAGACTGTAGTCTTTTAAGCTGATAAAAATTTTGTAACTTTTTCTCTCTGGTTCCAGCTCCATGCACATTCCATGTAACAAACCTTTGTGTGGCCATAGTTGTGCCTGTGTAGCTAAAGTTGCCACAGAAACCGTGAAATCATAgttgtgctagaagaaaaatgatcatattaatccttgaggtcgctggtatgaggctgctgtggtcccatcattcaaatagtaacagtcatgggactcactgaagtctaagtagagaagctgggtcactggtataaaacagttttagtccaaactttcaaatactaataatgtttggctttcactggtatgaaatagttgtaatatAATCCTTCTATTCTCTATTCTGAGCAGAATACAGAATATGTCCCCTCACATCTGCTGGACAGCATCTAACTGCTAGATAATAAAGCTGCACGATTGGCTTTGACCGAGCCATGTGATCGGATAATGTACGACGCATTAGACGTGACTGTTACGGTCCTGGAGTCTGAAGCATCTCGCAGGACGCACAACACATGAAGTCCAGAccaaattacattttaacataATAGTTTTATTATAGTGTCCACGTCTGGACATTATAGAGGAACTGGGAGTCTTAGCAAAAATAAACAAGAGTGGGAGAAGTCACAAACCAGCCAGCAGTTGACCGTCGGATTCGGGCCGCTCTCCTCACCCTATATTTCAAGAACTCATCCTACAACCAAAAACCAGAGAAGCCAACACAACCAAGGGCTCCCAGACCAAACCGCAATTTCACAACATGGCCTTCAGGTGCAAGAGATGGCATCTGTTAAAGAAGGATGGGGAGAGTAGCATCAACAGTCAGATGCTTGTCAGAACTCCCTCCCTCACCTGGTGGGTGGAGCTTATcccttttaaaaaatctttggTAAGAGCAGAGGAGGGGGACTTTGTATTTAAACTCACAATGACTGGAGTAGAAACTGCAGTCACGTACACCCACTGCTGCCCAGACTTGGAGGTTCTCTCTTTTGTGTGCAGACCTTTCCACCTGCCTAGAGAGCTAACAGTAGTAGTCATAACAGCATCCCACCAGGTGGGATGTAGACTCTTGCTTCTATACGACATCATAAACGGACAGATGCGTGGGAAAGGTACTTCTAAGGGCCTGGAATTGAGCCTTCAAGTCCGGAGACAGAACTCTGTACAGTGTGGCAAGATCTGATCTTAGGAGAAGCACGAAAGTGGCTACAGAGGAGTATCTGTACAATCTGAGGAGAATCGGGAAGAAAAAGGGTAGCTAGAAATATCACAGGCTACAGCTGTTAGTGGCTGATTGGATGAAAcggctttatttatttagtgtgACCTTTTACGTGTTCTGCCTTATCGGTTGTTATAAATGACATAATTTTCAGTTTGAAGTATGAGGTTTTTACCATTTGGGTGTTTTGTAAAGTGTTGTGGGTCTGGACAATAAACACTGTGGTGTGCTCCAACTATTTTCTGAGTGACAATTGGGCTTTTAATGAGCTTTCATCATGTCTTCAATTATCCTTGTTCATGGTGACGCAGCAGAAGAGTGTGCAGCCCATGTCTAGAGAGGATTCGGCCCTCTATGCGGCTGTTCCCTGTTTCGAGTTCTGACCACagcgacctgtgctgcatgtctttcttACTCTTCACCCCATTTCCGGTCTGCCTACTTGCaaagaaaaaatgacaaaataaaggacACTAGTGCAGCAAAACaaccttttaaaaaaggatccttGTTCATCTGTTTCAGATTGTGTATCAGTAGCCTTGCTGTGTTCACTCTGACCCAGAAGATGTTGTTTATAGAAACCTTGTTTTGCCTTAATGTTTGCAATCCTCATTTGTAGCTTCATAGTGTTAATGTCCTTCAGCTGTGAGGCTCCTGGTCCAGCAACTGGTCAATGGACGATAAACGGAGAACTTAATGTTGTTGGTATTAAGCTAAAACTTTAATATTacatttgattgtttttctcttttcagatTTGCCACAACATTATGTCTATTATTAGACAAGATGTTCCTGCTCATCATTTTATCCTCAACCTAAAAGAGATTTCTGTTCTGGACCAGAGGGAAACAGAATCTCTAAAAACCAGAGGGACAGCAGAGGAACCAGAACTTACACAAGTAAAACGAGAAGAATATGGATCAGAACCTCACCAtattgtaaagaaaaaagaCCACATAGTGATAAAGCAAGAGACGGACACCTTAAAGGGAAAAGTTTCTGGATCTCTACATATAAAAGTAGAACCAGAGGAACATgaactgaaacaaatgaaagaagaaGATCGTCAATCAGAATCTCAGCAGGTGGTAAAGATTGAGGTTGAAGACATCAGTCTGGATGAAAACCAAGATGCACTGAAGCAGGAGACTGATACATTAATGGGAAAATATTCAGGATTTCCTGAAATCAAAGAGGAACCAGTAGAACTAGAACCTAAGAAACTGAAGGAAGAGGAGCATGGAGCAGCACATCAGCAGACGGCAAAGAAAGAGTCTGATGGCAGCAGTCAGGATGAAAACCAGTATCTACTGAAGGAGACTGATACCTTAATACTAATGGCTTCTTATGATGAAACAGACAACCAACAACCTGAACTTAATAGAAACCAAATCTTCTTCCAGAACTTCCCTAAAGCAGAGCATCATCAGGAAATAAAGACTAATGAGGCCTCAGGATCCAGCAGAGTTGAACGGCAACAGAAGAGAGCTCAGAAAACCAGAGGTCAAAGTAACAATGTAGAGAAAGGGGCGAATGACAAGAGAAttcacaaaggtaaaaaatgtaaacagtgtAAAGTGTGTAGTAAAAGGTTCAAATTCAGATGTAATTTAATATCTCACCTGAGAAGTCATacaggagagaaacctttctcaTGTGTAACATGTGGAACAGGTTTCAGTCAAAAAAGTAGTTTGGTTACCCACATGAGAACTCATACCAGAGAGAAACCTTTTACATGTATaacatgtggaaaaggtttcagtcataaaagtagttttaattaccacatgagaattcacacaggtgagaagcgtttttcatgtataacatgtggaaaaggtttTTGTCATAAAAGTCATTTGAATAACCACATGAGAACTCATACAGGTGAGAAGCGTTTTTCA includes the following:
- the LOC124873736 gene encoding oocyte zinc finger protein XlCOF6-like isoform X1, with amino-acid sequence MKIRFAVGNATSVVNIHCAQICHNIMSIIRQDVPAHHFILNLKEISVLDQRETESLKTRGTAEEPELTQVKREEYGSEPHHIVKKKDHIVIKQETDTLKGKVSGSLHIKVEPEEHELKQMKEEDRQSESQQVVKIEVEDISLDENQDALKQETDTLMGKYSGFPEIKEEPVELEPKKLKEEEHGAAHQQTAKKESDGSSQDENQYLLKETDTLILMASYDETDNQQPELNRNQIFFQNFPKAEHHQEIKTNEASGSSRVERQQKRAQKTRGQSNNVEKGANDKRIHKGKKCKQCKVCSKRFKFRCNLISHLRSHTGEKPFSCVTCGTGFSQKSSLVTHMRTHTREKPFTCITCGKGFSHKSSFNYHMRIHTGEKRFSCITCGKGFCHKSHLNNHMRTHTGEKRFSCITCGKCFCQKSNLNNHMKAHTGEKPFTCITCEKGFICKVRLDSHMRTHTGEKPFTCITCGKGFTRKSSLNNHMRIHTGEKHFTCRTCGKSFICKVRLEVHMRTHTGEKPFTCITCGKGFTRKSSLNNHMRTHTGEKPFTCITCGKCFICKVRLESHMRTHTGEKPFTCITCGKGFTRKSSLNNHMRTHTGEKPFTCITCGKCFICKVRLDTHMRTHTGEKPFACITCGKGFTRKSSLNNHMRIHTGEKPFTCITCGKCFICKVRLESHMRTHTG
- the LOC124873736 gene encoding gastrula zinc finger protein XlCGF57.1-like isoform X2, translating into MKIRFAVGNATSVVNIHCAQICHNIMSIIRQDVPAHHFILNLKEISVLDQRETESLKTRGTAEEPELTQVKREEYGSEPHHIVKKKDHIVIKQETDTLKGKVSGSLHIKVEPEEHELKQMKEEDRQSESQQVVKIEVEDISLDENQDALKQETDTLMGKYSGFPEIKEEPVELEPKKLKEEEHGAAHQQTAKKESDGSSQDENQYLLKETDTLILMASYDETDNQQPELNRNQIFFQNFPKAEHHQEIKTNEASGSSRVERQQKRAQKTRGQSNNVEKGANDKRIHKGKKCKQCKVCSKRFKFRCNLISHLRSHTGEKPFSCVTCGTGFSQKSSLVTHMRTHTREKPFTCITCGKGFSHKSSFNYHMRIHTGEKRFSCITCGKGFCHKSHLNNHMRTHTGEKRFSCITCGKCFCQKSNLNNHMKAHTGEKPFTCITCEKGFICKVRLDSHMRTHTGEKPFTCITCGKGFTRKSSLNNHMRIHTGEKHFTCRTCGKSFICKVRLEVHMRTHTGEKPFTCITCGKGFTRKSSLNNHMRTHTGEKPFTCITCGKCFICKVRLDTHMRTHTGEKPFACITCGKGFTRKSSLNNHMRIHTGEKPFTCITCGKCFICKVRLESHMRTHTG